The segment AACACTTTACTGCAATTTCCAGCAAAATTAATCAAGGCAGCAGTTTGGCCCCTATTTACTCTATAACCCCTCACATTAAAACAACTCATACCTGATCCCCTCCGAAAAGCTTTTAAGATTTCCTACacaattaatatttacatacactacatttttttttgtttcctctcaagaaaataaataaaatatgcaagTAGAAAAAAAGAGGATTTTATAACTTTCGTTACATTTtaaagtgtatgtgtgtatgctCCTCTCATGCTCAATTAATTCTAAAGTCCTGATAAGGTAAATGATGGCAACCGGAATGGAGCCTTTTTTCTTCATGCTCCCAAGTAAACAACTTGTAAgttgaatttttataacattaaagTACGTGCTAAAGTTAAAATGTCAGCATaaggagaaaaaaatatgatgatgatggttaaataaaaatgaGGCATAAGACATGCAAACACGCATGTGGCAGGTAACAGCAGCAGTAAAAGTAAAAACTATTgaggttaaaaaaaaactgcaaatacACTTCAGATTCCTTGAAgaaatctttataaataattaaaaaaaggtaccatgtatagagtagactataaacaagttctgttttagttgtgttctagttctgttctagttatgttctagttctgttctagttctgttctagttctgttctagttctgttctagttctgttctagttctgttctagttctgttctagttctgttctagttctgttctagttctgttctagttctgttctagttctgttctagttctgttctagttctgttctagttctgttctagttctgttctagttctgttttagttctgttctagttctgttccagttctgttctacttctgttctagttctgttctagttctgttctagttctgttctagttctgttctagttcttttccagttctgttctagttcagttctagtttagttctagttcagttttagttcagttttagttcagttctagtccagttctagttcagttctatttcattctgttctattttatgtcagttctagttttaaaaaatatcgatTAAACATAAAAAGGTACACTTTCTGTgatacattttaatttggtaCTAATTTtcatatcttaaataaaatttcttcaattgttactttttcttatatttaaaatttttttaatgatttatttttattattttattttattttttttttcataaaacattttaaaaaaccaccataaaattgttgttcttcattttattgttattcATGGTACTTGTCAAAACTGGGCCAAAACTGTTTGGAATTGCTTGGGGCCACAATTAACACCTTTGAAACAAgtttgttgttactgtttttTATGAATCATGTTTACATTGAACATAAATTGTTTagtaaattatatagaaattatttcatatcttttcttaaaaaaaaaacacaagtttaAATTATGAATATTCTGTCGTTTGACAAAATGTGatctatattttaattatttttatttaaaagggaGTTTTTGATTtgagattttcataaaaaaatttcactttgttTATACCATGATGAAcgttttttgaatttataattaatttttttccaagcaaactcacaaataaacaaaacattcacctttttaagcaaatttatttattttttttatatataaacaaaaaaccgtttaaatctttctttttttaacagaaaactaAAGTATGCGCTTTTAATAACTGGTCTTGTAGCTGGTCTGTGTTAAACTGCATTTGAGGTTTTAAGCTAGACTTTTACCACCAGCTGAAGGCCAATGTCTTTGCGTagttaagagaaatttttatttacactctttctttatagaaaatttaggtCAAACGGTTGTCATttctttagttaattttttgagTGTAAGTTGGAGAATGAAAAGGTGAAAGAGTTAGAGCAAGAACTGTCTACCGGTTTGTTTATGTTCTACGCACAATGTGTATGCGCGCATGCATAAGCTGACCAGCAAACAGAGTAGTTTCTGGTTACTTTTAGTAATTAAAGaaagtataaaaactaaactagttagttagatagttagtttgttagttagttagttagttagttagttagttagttagttagttagttagttagttagttagttagttagttagtaagttagttagttagttagttagttagttagttagttagttagttagttagttagttagttagttagttagttagttagttagttagttagttagttagttagttagttagtttgttagttagttagttagttagtttgttacagttctgttttagttctgttctagttctgttctagttctgttctagttctgttctagttctgttctagttctgttctagttctgttctagttctgttctagttctgttctagttctgttctagttctgttctagttctgttctagttctgttctagttctgtttctagtttctgttctagttctgttctaattctgttctagttctgttctagttctgttctagttctgttctagttctgttctagttctgttctagttctgttctagttctgttctagttctgttctagttctgttctagttctgttctagttctgttctagttctgttctagttctgttctagttctgttctagttctgttctagttctgttctagttctgttctagttctgttctagttctgttctagttctgttctagttctgttctagttctgttctagttctgttctagttctgttctagttctgttctagttctgttctagttctgttctagttctgttctagttctgttctagttctagttctagttctagttctagttctgttctagttctgttctagttctgttctagttctgttctagttctgttctagttctgttctagttctgttctagttctgttttagttctgttctagttccgttctagttctgttctagttctgttttagttctgttttagttctgttctagttctgttctagttctgttctagttctgttatagttctgttctagttttgttctagttctgttttagttctgttcttcaaattcaattttgaactttttctcttaattttccCAAAAgcttaacttttttaattattttcaaatttttatttaaaaactcttaaaatcccattttttccaaattttttggtttttgctttttgttagtattataaaaaataaaaataaatacaaaaatacaactaaaaactactaattaaaaacaaaaagaaaatgcatTGCAATATTGAGAACAACTCAAAACTACGTagaattttcagtttttaattgATATTCAGCAGCATCCCGTTCTATATAGTAGGAGGAACCATCAggattttttgcatttatacACCAATTTACAGCATTCCGGATAGGGTTTATCGGCTGCTACACGTTCTCCACGATTACAGTTTTGTATCCATAGTTTGCCGCAGCTGAAAAGcatagaaaataacaacaaataaatattgatgCCTTCCTAATGTTTGAAACAAATTCTAGTacgtaattaattttattataatttttctgctGTTATCAGTTAActgaactttttttgttttgaatttgaaagaaaaaaagaaaaaaaatcactttttcgcatttattgtttataaacatgatGAATAATGTATTTGtgctaattaaaacaaaatagtgagtttaaacaaaaaaatacatacaaataatatcatattattacaaaaaaaaaaaactaaaaacaataacaacaaatagttATTGAtagtttaattacaatattgatttttaattcattaaattgtaatattaGATTGCATAAAttgtgaattttctttttaaatggtacgacttttttaaacataatttattctgaactttaaataatttaaaacgaaGACACACGCAAGGTTCAAGGCTTATTTTGAATACACATGCTTCACAAACATACATGAAGCAGactaaatatagttttaaacTCAATTTTGTTTTACAGCGTTTTTAATCTACTGTTCTTCATAgttaagactaaagactagactatttccTATTCTTAtatctagacaatagtctaatctttagtcttatatgcagtctagtctgtagtctacaatctagtcttcagtctagtctataatataataatatagtctagtctatagtctagtctatagtttagtctagtctatagtctggtctatagtctagtctatagtctagtctagtctatagtatagtctatagtctagtctatagtctagtctatagtctggtctatagtctagtctatagtatagtctagtctatagtctagtctatagtatagtctagtctatagtctagtctatagtcaagtctatagtctagtctatagtctagtctatagtctagtctatagtctagtctatagtctagtctatagtctagtctataggctagtctatagtctagtctatagtctagtctatagtctagtctatagtctagtctatagtctagtctatagtctagtctatagtctagtctatagtctagtctatagtctagtctatagtctagtctatagtctagtctatagtctagtctatagtctagtctatagtctagtctatagtctagtctatagtctagtctatagtctagtctatagtctagtctatagtctagtctatagtctagtctatagtctagtctatagtctagtctatagtctagtctatagtcttgtctatattctagtctatagtctagtctatagtctagtcaatagtctagtctatagtctagtcaatagtctagtctatagtctagtctttagtctagtctaaagtctagtctatagtctagtctatagcctagtctataatctagtctatagtctagtctatagtctagtctatagtctagtctatagtctagtctatagtcttgtctatattctagtctatagtctagtcaatagtctagtctatagtctagtcaatagtctagtctatagtctactctttagtctagtctaaagtctagtctatagtctagtctatagtctagtctatagtctagtctatagtctagtctatagtctagtctatagtctagtctatagtctagtctttagtctagtctatgctctagtctatagtctaatctatagtctagtctatagtctagcctatagtctagtctatagtctagactatagtctagtctatagtctagtctatagtctagtctatagtctaatctatagtctagtctatagtcttatctatattctagtctatagtctagtctatagtctagtcgatagtctagtctatagtctattctatagtctagtctacagtctagtctatagtctagtctatagtctagtctatagtctaatctatagtctagtctatagtctagtctatagactagtctatagtctagtctatagtctagtctatagtctagtctatagtctagtctaaagtctagtctatagtctagtctatagtctagtctatagtctagtctatagtctagtctatagtctagtctatagtctagtctatagtctagtctatagtctagtctatagtctagtctatagtctagtctatagtctagtctttagtctagtctatagtctagtctatagtctagtctatagtctagtctatagtctagtctatagtctagtctatagtctagtctatagtctagtctatagtctagtctatagtctagtctatagtctagtctatagtctaatctatagtcaagtctattgtctagtctatagtctagtctatagtctagtctatagtctagtctatagtctaatctattgtctagtctatggtctagtctatagtctagtctatagtctagtctatagtataatctatagtctagtctatagtctagtctatagtctagtctatagtctagtctatagtctagtctatagtctagtctatagtctagtctatagtctagtctatagtctagtctatagtctagtctatagtctagtctatagtctagtctattgtctagtctatagtctagtatatagtctagtctatagtctagtctatagtctagtctatagtctatagtctagtctatagtctagtctaagtgtttaaaatttatcaatttatagtctagtctatagtctagtctatagtctagtctatagtctagtctatagtctagtctatagtctagtctatagtctagtctatagtctagtctatagtctagtctatagtctagtctatagtctagtctgtagtctagtctatagtctagtctatagtctagtctatagtctggtctatagtctattctatagtctagtctatagtctagtctatagtctagtctatagtctagtctatagtctagtctatagtctagtctatagtctagtctatagtctagtctatagtctagtctatagtctagtctatagtctagtctatagtctagtctatagtctagtctatagtctagtctatagtctagtctatagtctagtctatagtctagtctatagtctaatctatagtctagtctatagtctatagtagtctatagtagtctttTGTTTACTCATAATTGAGTTTTTTGTAAACTTACCCCTCTACTAGTGTTGAGCCATCCTCTTGACAAGTTAAACTCTGACAGGGTCCTGAGCCGGTATGTTTACCCACTTCCAATTTATCACCGCGATAAGTGCATTTGCCATCTTCGCCTGATTAAGAGACAAAcaataaattgataaattttaaacacttttttttcataaatatattaacgAAGATTTGTTTAACAACCTGGTGGCAAAAGCGCTTGATAAGCCTCTGTTTTAtgcagaaaaatatttaa is part of the Lucilia cuprina isolate Lc7/37 chromosome 3, ASM2204524v1, whole genome shotgun sequence genome and harbors:
- the LOC111682232 gene encoding LOW QUALITY PROTEIN: uncharacterized protein LOC111682232 (The sequence of the model RefSeq protein was modified relative to this genomic sequence to represent the inferred CDS: deleted 1 base in 1 codon), yielding MPLKWNFVFVFFIILNIFLHKTEAYQALLPPGEDGKCTYRGDKLEVGKHTGSGPCQSLTCQEDGSTLVEGCGKLWIQNCNRGERVAADKPYPECCKLVYKCKKSDGSSYYIERDAAEYQLKTENST